In the Streptomyces formicae genome, one interval contains:
- a CDS encoding response regulator, which produces MNTTPVRLLVCDDHVVVRAGLLALLGSAPDIEVVGEAGTGEEAVALAAKLTPDVVLMDLQLGEGIDGVEATRRITAAAPSPHVLVLTTYDTDADITRAIEAGATGYLLKAERPEELFSAIQAAAQGRTALSPPVASRVMARMRSPLPTLTDRERDILGQLSQGLGNREIARALFISEATVKTHLGRIYDKLGVDTRAGAVSVAKEQRLLP; this is translated from the coding sequence ATGAACACCACCCCGGTCCGCCTCCTGGTCTGCGACGACCACGTCGTCGTCCGCGCGGGTCTGCTCGCCCTGCTCGGCAGCGCGCCCGACATCGAGGTGGTCGGCGAGGCGGGCACCGGCGAGGAGGCGGTCGCCCTCGCCGCGAAGCTGACGCCTGACGTGGTCCTGATGGACCTGCAACTGGGCGAGGGCATCGACGGCGTCGAAGCCACCCGCCGCATCACGGCCGCCGCGCCCTCCCCCCACGTCCTCGTCCTGACCACCTACGACACGGACGCGGACATCACCCGGGCCATCGAGGCGGGCGCGACGGGTTACCTCCTCAAGGCGGAGCGCCCCGAGGAACTCTTCTCCGCGATCCAGGCGGCCGCCCAGGGCCGCACCGCCCTCTCCCCGCCGGTCGCCTCCCGCGTCATGGCCCGCATGCGCAGCCCGCTGCCCACCCTCACCGACCGCGAGCGCGACATCCTGGGCCAGCTCTCCCAGGGCCTGGGCAACCGTGAGATCGCCCGCGCGCTCTTCATCAGCGAGGCGACGGTGAAGACGCATCTGGGCCGCATCTACGACAAGCTCGGCGTCGACACGCGGGCGGGAGCGGTGTCGGTGGCGAAGGAGCAGCGTCTGCTGCCGTGA
- a CDS encoding pentapeptide repeat-containing protein: MVRKAQAQAQAQAQAKTESVVKAARRAEVRLPPLRPFEGAELEPDGDYDGVEFRDLDLGAQDGGGALFMDCAVTGCALGETRLARARFVDSVLREPRGVGTDLTEASLRDVEVVDARLGGVQLHGGVLERVVVRGGKIDYLNLRKARLRDVVFEGCVLVEPDFGLASLERVAFLDCVVRGVDFSGVRMKDVDLRAAGELEIARGVECLRGAVISPEQLIDLAPAFAGQVGVKVAGA, translated from the coding sequence ATGGTTCGGAAGGCGCAGGCGCAGGCACAGGCACAGGCACAGGCGAAGACGGAGTCCGTGGTGAAGGCGGCGCGGCGGGCCGAGGTGCGGTTGCCTCCGCTCCGGCCCTTCGAGGGAGCCGAGTTGGAGCCCGACGGGGACTACGACGGGGTCGAGTTCCGTGATCTCGACCTCGGGGCGCAGGACGGGGGCGGCGCGCTCTTCATGGACTGCGCGGTGACGGGGTGCGCGCTCGGCGAGACGCGGCTGGCGCGGGCGCGGTTCGTGGATTCCGTGCTGAGGGAGCCGCGCGGGGTGGGGACGGACCTGACGGAGGCGTCGCTACGGGACGTGGAGGTGGTGGACGCGCGGCTCGGGGGCGTGCAGTTGCACGGGGGCGTGCTGGAGCGGGTCGTGGTGCGGGGCGGGAAGATCGACTACCTGAACCTGCGGAAGGCGCGGTTGCGGGACGTCGTCTTCGAGGGCTGCGTGCTGGTGGAGCCGGACTTCGGCCTCGCGTCCTTGGAGCGGGTGGCGTTCCTGGACTGTGTGGTGCGGGGGGTCGACTTCAGTGGGGTGCGGATGAAGGACGTGGATCTGCGGGCGGCGGGGGAGCTGGAGATCGCGCGGGGGGTGGAGTGTCTGCGCGGGGCGGTGATCAGCCCTGAGCAGCTGATCGACTTGGCGCCGGCGTTTGCGGGGCAGGTGGGGGTGAAGGTCGCGGGGGCGTGA